The genomic window TAATAATTTTCAGTCTGCACCTATAAAAGGAATTATTTCCCATAATTTCGGAATAAAATCTTATTTGGTTTTTCCGATTTCAATTGTTGTTTCAGAGCGTTTTTGCTTTACTTTTTACAGTCGTAATTTCAATATTTATTCAAATGAAAACCTGAAATTATTATCTAATCTTGAAAGTACATTTTCACAATTTATTTCTCGTTTCTATTCGCCTGCAGCAATAATTGCACAAACCAAAGAAATTCCTATAAAAAGAGAAAAAACAGAAAATATAAAATCTGGTTTTGAAGGAATAATTGGCGACAGTTCGCAAATGGTAACGGTTTTTAACTACATCAAAAAGGTGGCACCGTCAGATACTTCTGTTTTAATTTTAGGGGAAAGCGGTACGGGAAAAGAAAAAATAGCTAAAAGTATTCACGATTTGTCGCCTCGTAAAGACAAGCCTTTAATTATTATAAATTGCGGCGCGATTCCTGAAAACCTAGCAGAATCATTGCTTTTCGGACATGAAAAAGGTGCTTTTACGGGAGCTTCAGAAAAAAGAATCGGCAAATTTGAACTCGCCAACGGCGGCACCATTTTCCTTGATGAAATAGGAGAAATGCCATTAGAACTTCAGGTAAAATTATTACGTGTTTTGCAGGAAAGAGAAATAGAACGAGTGGGCGGACTTATGCCCATAAAAATTGATGTTAGAATTATCGCCGCAACCAATAAAAATTTAGAAGAAGAAGTTGCTGCAGGACGTTTTAGAATGGATTTATACTATCGACTTCATGTTTTTCCAATCTTGGTTCCGTCATTAAAAAAGAGAAAAGAAGATATTCCCGAACTGGCAGATCATTTTATAAAAGTATACAGCGATCGTATGAATCGAAAAACGCCAACACTTTCGGATAATGCTTTGCAGCAGATTACAAATTATGACTGGCCGGGAAATATAAGAGAACTTGAACATCTTATCCAGCGTACATTACTGCTCACAGAAGGAAATACAATTAAAACAATTGAGTTTTCGCCATCATCAAAAATCCATGCACAGCAGACTACTGATTCGTTTTCAATTAAAACTATTTTAGAAAATGAACGGGATTACATTTTATATATTCTTAAAAAATGTAACGGAAAAATCTCAGGCGCGGGTGGAGCCGCAGAAATTCTTGATATTCATCCTTCAACTTTAAATTCAAAAATTAAAAAGTTAGAAATTAAGAGAGAAATAAGTTAGCATAATTTCTCAATCCATCTTAT from Flavobacterium fluviale includes these protein-coding regions:
- a CDS encoding sigma 54-interacting response regulator, translating into METLSDKSPQSDETEFQKQILIVEDQFIEAHDLQLILEKANYRVIGIARSVDQALDIIQTQKPDLVFVDIMLKGDKNGIELAHILKEKNIGFIFISANSSKQILDQAKTTQPYGFIVKPFREQDILTTLEIAFYRQEYSLESQLMQQLELKSEITELINSTLKKEEALLAFAKIIQTFICFDYLEAGFINADEYSNIGIVRKNMDQYQIISVQKLSQIAEISIRELNETYLKSQIDLKPVIYSEESLINNFQSAPIKGIISHNFGIKSYLVFPISIVVSERFCFTFYSRNFNIYSNENLKLLSNLESTFSQFISRFYSPAAIIAQTKEIPIKREKTENIKSGFEGIIGDSSQMVTVFNYIKKVAPSDTSVLILGESGTGKEKIAKSIHDLSPRKDKPLIIINCGAIPENLAESLLFGHEKGAFTGASEKRIGKFELANGGTIFLDEIGEMPLELQVKLLRVLQEREIERVGGLMPIKIDVRIIAATNKNLEEEVAAGRFRMDLYYRLHVFPILVPSLKKRKEDIPELADHFIKVYSDRMNRKTPTLSDNALQQITNYDWPGNIRELEHLIQRTLLLTEGNTIKTIEFSPSSKIHAQQTTDSFSIKTILENERDYILYILKKCNGKISGAGGAAEILDIHPSTLNSKIKKLEIKREIS